In Sphingomonas phyllosphaerae, one DNA window encodes the following:
- a CDS encoding EF-hand domain-containing protein, whose amino-acid sequence MKHHVTLAAALVALLSLPASTVTALGQETRASATAKLDQEFAASDANRDGFLSPAEIEARMGRMKVGPGKTLDPTHARRVAALFLARADTNKDGKVSKAESAALMGAVFNAYDTNRDGKVDGPEAARARAAAKGAAQGNAGPKR is encoded by the coding sequence ATGAAGCATCATGTCACCCTCGCCGCCGCGCTCGTCGCTTTGCTGTCGCTGCCCGCCTCGACCGTCACCGCGCTGGGGCAGGAGACGCGCGCCTCCGCCACCGCCAAGCTCGACCAGGAATTCGCCGCGTCGGACGCGAACAGGGACGGCTTCCTCTCGCCCGCCGAGATCGAGGCGCGGATGGGCAGGATGAAGGTCGGTCCGGGCAAGACGCTCGACCCGACCCATGCCAGGCGCGTCGCGGCGCTGTTCCTCGCGCGCGCCGACACCAACAAGGACGGCAAGGTCAGCAAGGCCGAATCCGCGGCGCTGATGGGCGCGGTGTTCAACGCCTATGATACCAACCGCGACGGCAAGGTCGACGGCCCCGAAGCCGCCCGCGCGCGTGCGGCGGCGAAAGGCGCAGCGCAGGGCAACGCCGGGCCGAAGCGGTAA